From a single Paraburkholderia youngii genomic region:
- a CDS encoding LacI family DNA-binding transcriptional regulator, with protein MPRSSDSATLEEPSPTGRSAGVRARRGAGRPVLSDVAKRAGVSTATVSRVYNEPGKVSDSVRERVEQAALELNWFPNAAGRALASTRSHIAGIVIPTLDDQVFASQVSGMQAEFAARGITLFLGCSNYNPNEALSQVHAMLARGVEAIAVVGEVHPPELFEALRVWRVPYVVLYAWREGSPHDCIGFDNRAAYEQITEHLVALGHRSFAVCIQPTRDNDRVQARLAGIRVALERHGLAVRPEHLIEGESTLDFGRRALRALWQQPGPRPTAVICGNDHIALGVLREAEELGIAIPEQLSVTGFDDLAIAREARPPLTTMHVDTREIGTVAAKHLLDALDGRPTRQGYAVPVELKVRGSTGPCVG; from the coding sequence ATGCCTCGCTCCTCTGACTCCGCCACTCTCGAAGAACCGTCGCCGACCGGACGTTCGGCCGGCGTGCGCGCCCGCCGCGGCGCGGGCCGCCCTGTCCTGTCGGATGTCGCAAAACGCGCGGGCGTGTCCACGGCGACGGTATCGCGCGTCTACAACGAGCCCGGCAAGGTGTCCGACAGCGTGCGCGAGCGCGTCGAACAGGCCGCGCTGGAGCTGAACTGGTTTCCGAATGCGGCCGGGCGCGCGCTCGCGTCCACCCGCAGTCACATTGCGGGCATCGTGATTCCCACGCTCGACGATCAGGTCTTCGCCTCGCAGGTGAGCGGCATGCAGGCGGAGTTCGCCGCGCGCGGCATCACCCTTTTTCTAGGATGTTCGAACTACAACCCCAATGAAGCGCTCTCTCAGGTTCACGCGATGCTCGCGCGTGGCGTGGAGGCTATCGCGGTCGTGGGCGAAGTGCATCCGCCGGAACTCTTCGAAGCGCTGCGCGTGTGGCGCGTGCCCTACGTCGTGCTCTATGCGTGGCGCGAGGGAAGCCCCCACGATTGCATTGGCTTCGACAACCGCGCGGCCTATGAGCAGATCACCGAGCATCTCGTCGCGCTCGGCCACCGGTCATTCGCGGTCTGCATCCAGCCGACGCGGGATAACGACCGCGTGCAGGCGCGGCTCGCGGGAATTCGCGTCGCGCTCGAACGTCATGGTCTCGCGGTTCGGCCGGAGCATCTGATCGAGGGTGAATCCACGCTCGATTTCGGGCGGCGGGCGTTGCGCGCGCTCTGGCAACAACCGGGGCCGCGTCCAACCGCCGTGATCTGCGGCAACGATCATATTGCGCTGGGCGTCTTACGGGAGGCGGAAGAACTCGGCATCGCGATACCCGAGCAGCTTTCGGTCACCGGCTTCGACGATCTCGCGATCGCGCGCGAAGCGCGGCCGCCACTGACCACGATGCATGTGGACACGCGCGAGATCGGCACGGTCGCCGCGAAGCATCTGCTCGATGCGCTGGATGGACGACCGACGCGACAAGGGTATGCCGTGCCGGTGGAATTGAAAGTGCGCGGGTCAACCGGGCCGTGCGTGGGATGA
- a CDS encoding methyl-accepting chemotaxis protein translates to MILNNLSVKTKLTVAFGALAVVVLLVSGLALKELNDANDRFSGYINGINARATVAEGVRTAVDDRAVAVRNLVLVTTPEDIELEKAAVIDAERRVEANLEKFNAMVAGASDMSDNARRLAAELPRIEALYRPVALEINRLAVSNQRDAAIAAIDTKCRPLLSALIKASNEYEDFTRERAQQMVRQSSDQFATQRNLLIAICLAALVLAVVAGAVITRSLLRALGAEPVALVEVTQRVAGGDLSPVPGANSAPTGSVLASMGKMQASLVQLIGQVRTSADSIATGSSQIASGNVDLSTRTEQQAASLQETAASMEELTSTVKQNAENAQQASSLSANASEVAGRGNQVVGEVVDTMSEIRTSSTRIADITGIIEGIAFQTNILALNAAVEAARAGEQGRGFAVVASEVRSLAQRSSSAAKEIKDLINASVQKIQNGSSLANEAGKTMAEVTQAVARVTDIMGEIAAASTEQSRGIEQVNQAITQMDEVTQQNAALVEEAAAASKSLEDQGRQLNQAVSFFRLDSQAAAHATGGAAAPASVPVARLRTAPRAPRNRAAYT, encoded by the coding sequence ATGATCCTGAATAACTTGTCTGTGAAGACAAAGCTTACGGTGGCTTTCGGAGCACTGGCCGTTGTTGTACTGCTCGTTTCAGGACTCGCTTTGAAGGAGCTGAACGACGCGAATGACCGCTTTTCCGGCTACATCAATGGTATTAACGCACGGGCCACGGTGGCTGAAGGGGTCCGCACCGCAGTTGATGATCGTGCCGTGGCGGTGCGCAATCTGGTGCTGGTCACCACGCCTGAGGACATCGAGCTGGAAAAGGCCGCCGTCATCGACGCTGAACGCAGAGTCGAGGCTAACCTGGAAAAGTTCAATGCCATGGTAGCGGGCGCTTCCGACATGAGCGACAACGCACGCAGACTCGCGGCCGAACTTCCCAGGATCGAGGCGCTTTACCGCCCCGTGGCCCTGGAAATCAACAGGCTGGCGGTGAGTAATCAGCGCGACGCGGCGATTGCGGCAATTGATACCAAATGCAGGCCACTGCTTTCGGCTCTGATCAAGGCGTCCAACGAGTACGAGGACTTCACCCGTGAACGCGCACAACAAATGGTCCGCCAATCGAGCGATCAATTCGCGACTCAGCGGAATCTGCTGATTGCAATCTGTCTGGCTGCGCTCGTGCTGGCGGTCGTGGCAGGTGCAGTCATCACCCGCAGCCTGCTACGCGCTTTGGGCGCCGAGCCCGTGGCACTGGTCGAAGTGACGCAGCGCGTGGCCGGCGGCGATCTGAGCCCGGTGCCGGGGGCGAACAGTGCGCCGACCGGAAGCGTGCTCGCCTCGATGGGCAAGATGCAGGCTAGCCTCGTTCAGCTGATCGGTCAGGTTCGTACTTCCGCCGACAGTATCGCGACAGGTTCGAGCCAGATCGCGTCGGGCAACGTGGATCTTTCCACGCGCACAGAACAGCAGGCTGCGTCACTGCAGGAAACTGCGGCAAGCATGGAGGAGCTGACGTCAACGGTGAAGCAGAACGCCGAGAACGCACAGCAGGCGAGCTCGCTCTCGGCCAACGCATCCGAAGTGGCGGGACGGGGCAACCAGGTCGTTGGCGAGGTGGTCGATACGATGAGCGAAATCAGGACGAGTTCCACCAGAATCGCGGATATCACCGGGATCATCGAGGGGATCGCCTTCCAGACCAACATCCTCGCACTGAATGCCGCGGTGGAGGCCGCCCGTGCAGGCGAGCAGGGACGTGGGTTCGCGGTGGTCGCGAGCGAAGTGCGCAGCCTCGCTCAGCGCTCGTCCAGTGCCGCGAAGGAGATCAAGGATCTGATCAACGCGTCCGTGCAGAAGATCCAGAATGGGTCGTCGCTTGCCAACGAGGCGGGGAAGACAATGGCGGAGGTGACACAGGCCGTGGCGCGGGTGACCGACATCATGGGAGAAATCGCAGCCGCGTCGACCGAGCAAAGCCGCGGGATCGAGCAGGTCAATCAGGCGATTACGCAGATGGACGAAGTGACGCAGCAGAATGCCGCGCTGGTGGAGGAAGCGGCGGCGGCGTCGAAATCGCTCGAGGATCAGGGCAGGCAGCTGAACCAGGCGGTTTCGTTCTTCCGTCTGGATTCCCAGGCCGCTGCGCACGCAACGGGCGGAGCTGCTGCCCCGGCAAGCGTCCCGGTAGCACGGCTGCGGACCGCGCCGCGAGCACCCCGGAATAGGGCAGCCTACACGTAA
- a CDS encoding oxidoreductase, whose product MSNSKVVVVTGVSSGIGRATAEKFASRGCRVFGTVRNATTARSIPGVVLVEMDVRNDASVEHAIQSVIAEATRIDVLVNSAGVTLLGATEETSIAEAQSLFDTNVFGILRTTRAVLPHMRSQRSGRIVNVSSVLGFLPAPYMGLYSASKHAVEGMSETLDHEVRKLGIRVVLVEPSYTRTNLDLNAPHAASKIAAYDDERAIVSRAIQKNVNEAPAPDGVATTIVDSALSAWRMRRTPKGHASLLSKLRRFMPAGPVDANLRKTFGLS is encoded by the coding sequence ATGTCGAATTCTAAAGTCGTCGTTGTTACTGGTGTGTCGTCGGGGATCGGACGAGCCACCGCGGAGAAGTTTGCCAGCCGGGGTTGCCGGGTATTCGGCACCGTACGCAACGCTACAACCGCGCGATCGATACCCGGTGTTGTGCTGGTCGAGATGGATGTCCGTAACGACGCCTCAGTGGAACATGCAATCCAGAGCGTCATCGCGGAAGCCACGCGCATCGATGTGCTTGTCAATAGCGCGGGCGTGACGCTGCTCGGCGCGACGGAAGAAACGTCGATTGCCGAGGCTCAGTCGCTATTCGATACCAACGTTTTCGGGATTTTGCGCACAACACGCGCGGTACTGCCGCACATGCGCTCGCAACGTTCGGGAAGAATCGTCAATGTGAGCTCAGTGCTGGGCTTCCTTCCGGCTCCGTACATGGGGCTCTATTCAGCATCCAAGCATGCCGTCGAGGGAATGTCTGAAACCTTGGACCATGAGGTGCGTAAATTAGGAATCCGCGTGGTGCTTGTCGAGCCTTCCTATACCAGGACCAATCTGGATCTCAATGCACCGCATGCGGCTTCCAAAATCGCAGCCTATGACGATGAGCGCGCCATCGTGTCCCGCGCGATTCAAAAAAATGTCAATGAGGCGCCGGCACCTGATGGCGTCGCAACCACGATTGTCGATTCCGCGTTGTCCGCATGGAGAATGAGGCGCACTCCAAAAGGCCACGCTTCTCTCCTAAGCAAATTGCGTCGCTTCATGCCTGCCGGGCCCGTCGACGCAAACCTGAGAAAGACATTTGGACTCTCGTGA